CCTTGCAGACCGTCCCGCCCCAGCGGTACTCGAACGAGCAGTAGGCGTAGCGCGGGCCGGCCGCGAAGCCGGCGAGGGTCACCTCGTTGCCGTAGGCGTACTCGGCCATGAGCGTCGGGCTCGTGATGTCGGAGCAGTCCACCATCGCGAAGCCGTTCTCGCGCAGGACGAGCACGCTGTCACGCCAAGGGTAGACGTCGATGCCGCGGACCTCGGTGGCCACCGGGTCGGCCATCGGGACGATGGCGTTGCCGACGACGAGCTTGCCGGCCCGGATGGCGAACCACGCGCCGCCCGACGCTTCGAGCGAGGTGTAGGTGCCGCCTCCGAACTCCGAGAGCAGCTCCGTGTTGAACGGCCCGTCGGGCGCCTCGGCGTGGACCTGTGCCGAGGTCCGTGCTCCTGCGGCGGGGACGGTGATGGCTGACGTGATGAGGATCAACGATGCCAGGATGGATGCCGCCGTCCGTGCCGCCCGCACCGTGCGCGTTCGTGCTCTCATCTCCCTCGACTCCCTTCGAGACGCTCCCCGGGGTGCGGTGACAGTACGGAGTGTGCATCGGGTTCGTTCCCCGGCCGCATTAGGGTGTGCGTCACAATGGGCGGGTGACGCAGCCCACTCCCGAGCAGGTCGCCGTCTTCCGCGAGCGCGTGTACGAGCGCTGGCGCGCGGAGGGGCGTCACGACCTGCCCTGGCGGCGCACCGCGGACCCGTACGCGGTGCTCGTGTCCGAGGTGATGCTCCAGCAGACGCAGGTCGCGCGCGTGCTCCCGAAGTACGAGGGGTGGCTCGCCGAGTTCCCCACGGCCGATGCGCTCGCCGCCGCGCCGCTCGAGGCGGTGCTGCGCGCGTGGAGCGGGCTCGGGTACCACCGCCGCGCCGTCGCGCTCAAGCGCGCCGCAGAGACCGTGACGCGGGAGCACGCGGGAGTGG
This DNA window, taken from Actinomycetota bacterium, encodes the following:
- a CDS encoding A/G-specific adenine glycosylase, whose amino-acid sequence is MTQPTPEQVAVFRERVYERWRAEGRHDLPWRRTADPYAVLVSEVMLQQTQVARVLPKYEGWLAEFPTADALAAAPLEAVLRAWSGLGYHRRAVALKRAAETVTREHAGVVPRDEAALRALPGVGPATAAGVLAFAFDEPALYLETNVRAALIHDFFPGRDDVRDAELIPVLAAVLDRDRPRDWYHALLDYGYAIKREVPNPSRRSAHHSRQS